One Brassica napus cultivar Da-Ae chromosome A1, Da-Ae, whole genome shotgun sequence genomic region harbors:
- the LOC106400639 gene encoding receptor-like protein kinase 5, translating into MLYYLILLLLCLSSTYLCLSPNHDATILRQAKLGLSDPAQSLSSWSENDVTPCHWRGITCDATSAVFSVNLSSFMLLGPFPSVLCRLPSLSFLSLYNNSINGSLSGDEFTSCRNLSQLDLSENLLVGSIPESLPFTLPNLRHFEVSGNNLSDTIPASFGEFRKLEKLNLAGNLLSGTIPASLGNLSTLRELKLAYNLFSPGRIPSQLGNLTELRVLWLAGCNLAGPVPQALSRLTHLVSLDLTMNQLTGSVLSWITELKSIEQIEIFNNSFSGELPEAMGNMTMLKNFDASTNKLTGKIPEGLARLNLESLNLFENMLEGPLPESITHSKTLTELKLFNNKLTGEIPSQLGASSPLQFVDFSYNQFSGEIPANICGGGKLEFLMLIGNSFSGEIPINLGKCRSLTRVRLNNNKLSGHVPEEFWGLPRMSLLELSENSFTGRISESIAGAKNLSNLRISKNQFSGSIPGEIGSLNGLIEITGDENSFSGEVPSTLVKLKQLSRLDLSSNQLSGEIPRGIRGWKNLNELNLANNHLSGEVSRELGDLPVLNYLDLSNNQFSGEIPPELQNLKLNVINLSYNHLSGRVPPLYANKIYDSSFVGNHDLCVDDHDSLCRKKSTRSQNIGYVWILLSIFILTCMVFVVGVVMFIANCKKMRASKSARFSASKWRSFHKLHFSEHEIVDCLDERNVIGSGSSGKVYRVELSGGEVVVAVKKLNKTAKGGEDDSLNRDVFAAEVETLGTIRHKSIVRLWCCCSSGDCKLLVYEYMPNGSLADVLHSHCKGGVLLGWPERLRIGLDAAEGLSYLHHDCVPPIVHRDVKSSNILLDADYGAKVADFGIAKIGQMSGAKSPEAMSGIAGSCGYIAPEYVYTLRVNEKSDIYSFGIVLLELVTGKQPTDLELGDKDMVKWVCSTLDQCGLESVIDPKLDLGFKEEISKVIHIGLLCTSPLPLNRPSMRKVVIMLQEVSGAVSSSRPNASKRSKSSGKLSPYYVEDVNSV; encoded by the exons ATGCTTTATTATCTTATTCTCCTCCTCCTATGCCTCTCTTCTACGTACCTATGCCTCTCACCAAACCACGATGCCACCATCCTCCGGCAAGCCAAACTGGGCTTATCCGACCCGGCCCAGTCACTATCTTCCTGGTCCGAAAACGACGTCACTCCGTGCCACTGGCGCGGCATCACCTGCGACGCCACGTCAGCTGTCTTCTCCGTTAATCTCTCCAGCTTCATGCTCCTCGGTCCTTTCCCCTCCGTCCTCTGCCGTCTTCCTTCGCTGtctttcctctctctctacaaCAACTCCATCAACGGTTCCCTCTCCGGCGATGAGTTTACATCGTGTCGGAATCTCAGCCAACTCGATTTGTCGGAGAATCTCTTGGTTGGTTCCATCCCGGAGTCACTTCCTTTCACGCTGCCGAACCTCCGACACTTCGAAGTTTCCGGGAACAACTTATCAGATACGATTCCAGCGAGCTTCGGAGAGTTCCGCAAGCTCGAGAAGTTAAACCTCGCCGGAAACCTCCTCTCCGGTACCATTCCCGCCTCTCTCGGAAACCTATCCACTCTGAGAGAACTCAAACTCGCTTACAATCTGTTTTCACCGGGTCGAATCCCGAGTCAACTCGGTAATCTAACGGAGCTTCGTGTTCTCTGGCTCGCTGGCTGCAACCTCGCTGGTCCGGTGCCTCAAGCTCTGTCCCGGTTGACTCACTTGGTCAGCTTGGATTTGACGATGAATCAACTCACCGGGTCTGTCCTGAGTTGGATCACGGAGCTGAAAAGCATCGAGCAAATCGAGATATTCAACAACTCGTTCTCAGGCGAGTTACCGGAGGCGATGGGTAACATGACGATGCTAAAGAATTTCGACGCGTCGACGAACAAGCTGACGGGGAAGATCCCCGAGGGCTTGGCTCGGTTAAACCTCGAGTCTCTCAACCTCTTCGAGAACATGCTCGAAGGGCCCTTGCCGGAGAGCATAACTCACTCCAAAACGTTAACGGAACTAAAACTGTTCAACAACAAACTCACCGGGGAGATACCGAGTCAACTCGGCGCGAGCTCCCCGTTGCAGTTCGTGGACTTTTCGTATAATCAGTTTTCCGGCGAGATACCGGCGAATATATGCGGAGGAGGGAAGCTAGAGTTTCTCATGCTTATAGGGAACTCTTTTTCCGGTGAAATACCGATAAATCTTGGAAAGTGCAGGAGCTTGACACGTGTCAGGCTGAATAATAACAAGCTTTCTGGTCACGTTCCGGAAGAGTTCTGGGGGTTGCCTCGTATGTCGCTGCTCGAACTCTCGGAGAACTCGTTCACCGGAAGAATCTCTGAGTCCATCGCCGGTGCAAAGAATTTATCTAACCTGAGAATCTCAAAGAATCAGTTCTCAGGTTCGATTCCCGGCGAAATCGGATCGCTTAACGGACTCATCGAGATCACCGGAGATGAAAATAGCTTCTCCGGCGAGGTTCCTAGTACTTTGGTGAAGCTTAAGCAACTGAGCAGGCTCGATCTCAGCTCTAATCAGCTCTCCGGCGAGATTCCACGTGGAATTCGTGGTTGGAAGAATCTGAACGAGCTCAATTTAGCTAATAACCATCTCTCCGGCGAAGTCTCTAGAGAGCTCGGAGACTTGCCGGTTCTTAACTACCTCGATCTCTCAAACAATCAATTTTCCGGTGAGATTCCACCGGAGCTCCAGAATCTGAAGCTCAACGTTATAAACCTATCGTATAATCATCTCTCCGGGAGAGTGCCTCCTCTCTACGCTAACAAAATCTACGATTCTAGCTTTGTCGGAAACCATGACTTGTGCGTCGATGATCACGACAGTCTTTGTCGGAAGAAGAGCACACGGTCTCAAAACATCGGTTATGTCTGGATTCTCCTATCGATTTTCATACTCACCTGTATGGTTTTTGTTGTTGGGGTTGTTATGTTTATCGCCAACTGCAAGAAGATGAGAGCATCCAAGAGCGCTAGATTCTCCGCGTCCAAGTGGAGATCCTTCCACAAGCTTCATTTCAGCGAGCATGAGATCGTTGATTGCCTTGACGAACGGAACGTGATCGGATCTGGTTCCTCCGGTAAAGTCTATAGAGTGGAGCTTAGTGGCGGAGAAGTAGTAGTAGCTGTGAAGAAACTAAACAAAACGGCTAAAGGAGGTGAAGACGATTCGTTGAACAGAGACGTTTTCGCTGCGGAGGTTGAAACGCTTGGAACGATCAGGCATAAGAGTATTGTGCGCTTGTGGTGTTGCTGCAGCTCCGGGGACTGCAAGTTGTTGGTATACGAGTACATGCCTAATGGGAGCTTAGCTGATGTGTTACACAGCCACTGCAAAGGCGGGGTGTTGTTGGGCTGGCCTGAACGGTTAAGGATCGGTTTAGACGCAGCCGAGGGTCTATCATACTTACACCACGATTGTGTTCCTCCGATCGTGCACCGTGACGTGAAGTCTAGTAACATATTGCTAGATGCAGATTATGGAGCCAAAGTAGCTGACTTTGGCATTGCTAAAATCGGTCAAATGAGCGGTGCTAAATCGCCAGAAGCTATGTCTGGAATCGCCGGTTCTTGCGGTTACATTGCACCAG AATACGTATATACACTTAGGGTGAATGAAAAGAGTGATATCTACAGTTTTGGTATCGTGCTTTTGGAGTTGGTAACGGGGAAGCAACCAACAGATCTAGAACTTGGAGATAAAGATATGGTGAAGTGGGTGTGCTCTACCCTTGACCAATGCGGTTTAGAATCGGTGATCGATCCCAAACTTGATCTGGGGTTCAAAGAAGAGATTAGCAAAGTCATTCACATTGGTCTTCTTTGTACGAGTCCTCTCCCTCTAAACCGACCTTCCATGAGAAAAGTTGTGATCATGCTTCAAGAAGTCTCTGGTGCTGTTTCTAGTAGCAGACCAAATGCGTCCAAACGCTCTAAGAGCAGTGGGAAACTCTCGCCTTACTATGTGGAAGACGTAAACAGCGTTTGA
- the BNAA01G08420D gene encoding protein DMP7, translated as MEETQPLLIASLPEAPRKPKSKVQKMARKAFKGTAHLSNLLPTGSVMGFQIMCPVLSHQGQCPTIASRWLTCFLVFVCAVSCFLLSFTDSFRDPRGKVRYGLATRSGLSVMEGTITLTDEEKEKYKLRFLDFVHAFMSMLVFFAISMIDQNVIRCLFPVPSEDIKELLTSLPIIIGVICGGFFLVCPTRRHGIGSPLTKE; from the exons ATGGAGGAAACGCAGCCGTTGTTGATAGCTTCATTGCCTGAGGCACCAAGAAAGCCGAAGTCAAAAGTACAGAAAATGGCGAGGAAAGCATTCAAAGGAACAGCCCATCTCTCTAATCTCCTCCCGACCGGTTCGGTAATGGGTTTTCAAATAATGTGTCCTGTCCTATCTCATCAGGGTCAGTGTCCGACCATCGCCAGTCGCTGGCTCACCTGCTTCCTCGTCTTCGTCTGCGCCGtctcttgcttcctcctttcctTCACCGACTCCTTCAGAGACCCACGCGGCAAG GTCAGGTACGGCTTGGCGACGCGGAGTGGTTTATCTGTGATGGAAGGAACGATTACTCTAACGGACGAGGAGAAGGAGAAGTATAAGCTCAGGTTTCTTGATTTTGTGCATGCATTCATGTCCATGCTCGTCTTCTTTGCAATCTCCATGATTGATCAGAACGTGATCCGTTGTCTATTCCCTGTTCCTTCTGAAGACATCAAAGAGCTTCTCACCAGTTTGCCTATCATCATCGGCGTTATATGCGGCGGCTTCTTCCTTGTGTGCCCCACTCGCCGTCACGGCATTGGATCTCCACTCACCAAAGAATAA
- the LOC106400442 gene encoding dnaJ homolog subfamily B member 1, whose protein sequence is MGVDYYKVLQVDRSASDDDLKKAYRKLAMKWHPDKNPTNKKEAEAKFKQISEAYDVLSDPQKRAVFDQYGEEGLKGNVPPPNAAGGSSYFSAGDGPSSFRFNPRSADDIFAEFFGFSTPFGGGGAGGSPFGGGGGAGGSGIGQRFASRIFGDDMYGSSFGEGGHPHHHHGAARKVAPTENKLPCSLEDLYKGTTKKMKISREIADISGRTTQTEEILTIGVKPGWKKGTKITFPEKGNEHPGVIPADLVFIIDEKPHPVFTRDGNDLIVTQKISLSEALTGYTVNITTLDGRTLTIPITNVIHPEYEEVVPREGMPLQKDQTKKGNLRIKFNIKFPARLTAEQKAGFKKLLG, encoded by the exons atgGGTGTGGATTACTACAAAGTTCTACAGGTTGATAGAAGCGCCAGCGACGATGACCTTAAGAAAGCTTACAGGAAACTCGCTATGAAGTGGCATCCCGACAAGAACCCTACCAACAAAAAAGAGGCCGAGGCTAAGTTCAAGCAGATCTCTGAAGCCTACGAT GTTCTTAGCGATCCTCAGAAGAGAGCTGTTTTTGATCAATACGGCGAGGAAGGGTTAAAAGGGAACGTGCCACCTCCCAACGCCGCTGGTGGATCTTCCTACTTCTCAGCAGGAGATGGGCCTTCATCTTTCAGGTTCAACCCGAGAAGCGCTGATGATATATTCGCTGAGTTTTTCGGTTTTTCTACTCCCTTTGGTGGAGGAGGCGCTGGTGGCAGCCCGTttggtggaggaggaggcgCTGGTGGCAGTGGAATAGGGCAGAGGTTCGCCAGCCGCATCTTTGGTGATGATATGTATGGCAGCTCGTTCGGTGAAGGAGGACACCCTCATCATCATCACGGTGCAGCTAGGAAAGTGGCTCCAACAGAGAACAAGCTTCCTTGTAGCCTTGAAGATCTCTACAAAGGAACcaccaagaagatgaagatctCCAGGGAGATTGCAGATATAAGCGG GAGAACAACGCAAACAGAAGAGATTCTAACGATCGGAGTGAAACCAGGATGGAAGAAAGGCACAAAGATCACATTCCCTGAGAAAGGCAACGAACATCCCGGGGTGATTCCAGCGGATCTCGTCTTCATCATCGACGAGAAACCACATCCAGTGTTCACACGTGACGGCAACGACTTGATTGTCACACAGAAGATCTCACTATCCGAAGCCTTAACAGGCTACACCGTCAACATAACGACCCTTGATGGTCGGACACTTACGATCCCCATCACAAACGTGATCCATCCAGAGTACGAAGAAGTGGTGCCTAGAGAAGGAATGCCACTTCAGAAAGATCAGACAAAGAAAGGGAACTTGAGGATCAAGTTCAACATCAAGTTTCCAGCTAGGTTAACTGCAGAACAGAAAGCTGGTTTCAAGAAGCTTCTTGGTTGA